One window from the genome of Helicobacter pylori encodes:
- the glcD gene encoding glycolate oxidase subunit GlcD, whose amino-acid sequence MLEKQHIQYFKNLVGGEDFFTDLAHLNAYCYDATKERHLPSGVIFPKNEREISQILKYCNEHRIIVVPRGAGSGFTGGALSVSGGLVLSVEKHLDKILEIDTKNLIARVEPGVINKHFQNEVEKLNLFYPPDPASENQSTLGGNVAENAGGMRAAKYGITKDYVMALRVVLANGEIIRAGKKTIKDVAGFNVAGLMIASEGCLGVISEITLKLLAKPPLKQSAMGVFNHIEDAMNAVYKTMSSGVTPVAMEFLDNLSIKAVEERFSKGLPKDAGAILITQVDGVVKEQIAWQLNEIEKHFKANGCVGFKIAQNEQEEQDLWFSRRNASQSISVYGKKKLNEDVTVPRASLPSLLQEVAKISQKYGFKIPCFGHTGDGNVHVNIMLEDPKRDLEKGHQAMEEIFQAAISLEGTLSGEHGIGLSKAKFMPLAFNHNEMELFRNIKKALDPNNILNPFKMGL is encoded by the coding sequence ATGTTAGAGAAGCAACACATCCAATACTTTAAAAACCTAGTAGGGGGAGAGGATTTTTTCACTGATTTAGCGCATTTGAACGCTTATTGCTATGACGCTACCAAAGAAAGGCATTTGCCTAGCGGCGTGATTTTCCCTAAAAATGAGCGAGAAATCAGCCAGATTTTAAAATATTGCAACGAGCATCGCATCATCGTTGTGCCTAGGGGGGCTGGGAGCGGTTTTACAGGGGGGGCGTTGAGCGTGAGCGGGGGGCTAGTTTTAAGCGTAGAAAAACATTTGGATAAGATTTTAGAGATTGATACTAAAAATTTAATCGCTAGAGTTGAGCCGGGCGTGATTAACAAGCATTTCCAAAACGAAGTGGAAAAATTGAATCTCTTCTACCCCCCAGATCCAGCGAGTGAAAATCAAAGCACTTTGGGGGGGAATGTCGCTGAAAATGCCGGTGGCATGCGCGCGGCTAAATACGGCATCACTAAAGATTATGTCATGGCTTTAAGGGTGGTTTTAGCGAATGGTGAAATCATAAGGGCAGGCAAAAAAACGATCAAAGATGTCGCAGGTTTTAATGTTGCAGGGTTGATGATCGCTAGTGAGGGGTGTTTGGGCGTGATTTCTGAAATCACTTTAAAGCTTTTAGCCAAACCACCTCTAAAACAAAGCGCAATGGGGGTTTTTAACCATATTGAAGACGCCATGAACGCCGTTTATAAGACAATGAGCAGTGGCGTTACGCCTGTGGCGATGGAATTTTTGGATAATTTGAGTATCAAAGCGGTTGAAGAACGATTTTCTAAAGGCTTACCCAAAGACGCTGGAGCGATACTCATCACTCAAGTGGATGGCGTGGTAAAAGAGCAGATTGCATGGCAACTCAATGAGATAGAAAAGCATTTTAAAGCCAATGGTTGCGTGGGTTTTAAGATCGCTCAAAACGAACAAGAAGAGCAGGATTTATGGTTTTCAAGGCGTAACGCTTCTCAAAGTATTAGCGTTTATGGTAAAAAGAAATTGAATGAAGACGTGACCGTTCCTAGGGCGAGTTTGCCGAGTTTATTGCAAGAAGTCGCTAAAATAAGCCAAAAATACGGCTTTAAAATCCCTTGCTTTGGGCATACGGGCGATGGCAATGTGCATGTGAATATCATGCTAGAAGATCCTAAAAGAGATTTAGAAAAAGGGCATCAGGCTATGGAAGAGATTTTTCAGGCCGCTATCAGTTTGGAGGGGACTTTAAGCGGGGAGCATGGCATAGGCTTGTCTAAAGCCAAATTCATGCCTTTAGCGTTCAATCATAATGAAATGGAGCTTTTTAGGAATATTAAAAAAGCCCTTGATCCCAATAATATTTTAAACCCTTTTAAAATGGGGTTGTAA